The genomic interval AGGGGGCCGCTCGCGTGAGTGTGCTCGACGAGATCATCGACGGAGTCCGTGCCGACCTGGCGGAACGGCAGGCGCGCGTCAGCCTCGACGAGCTCAAGGAGCGCGCGGCGAAGGCTCCCGCGGCCAAGGACGGTGTCGCCGCCCTGCGCGGCGACGGCGTCAAGGTCATCTGCGAGGTCAAGCGCTCCAGCCCCTCCAAGGGCGCGCTGGCCGCGATCGCCGACCCGGCGGGCCTCGCCGCCGACTACGAGGCGGGCGGCGCCGCCGTCATCTCCGTCCTCACCGAACAGCGCCGCTTCGGCGGTTCGCTGGCCGACCTGGAGGCCGTCCGCGCGCGGGTGGACATCCCGGTCCTCCGCAAGGACTTCATCGTCACGTCGTACCAGCTCTGGGAGGCCCGGGCCTACGGCGCCGACCTCGCCCTGCTGATCGTCGCGGCCCTGGACCAGCCGGCCCTGGAGTCCCTCATCGAGCGCGCCGAGTCGATCGGTCTCACGCCGATCGTCGAGGTCCACGACGAGGACGAGGTCGACCGCGCGGTCGACGCCGGCGCCAAGATCATCGGCGTCAACGCCCGCAACCTCAAGAATCTTGAGGTCGACCGCGGCACCTTCGAGCGCGTCGCCCCCGAGATCCCGGCCCACATCGTCAAGATCGCCGAGTCCGGCGTCCGCGGCCCCCACGACCTCATCGCCTACGCCAACGCGGGCGCCGACGCGGTCCTGGTGGGCGAGTCCCTGGTCACCGGCCGCGACCCGAAGTCGGCGGTCTCGGATCTGGTGGCGGCGGGCGAGCACCCCGCACTCCGCCACGGCCGTAGCTGATCACCCGCTAGGCTGCCCCCGATGACACTCACCCTGACACCCATGGACCGGCACGCCCGCCTCGCGCGCGGCTGCCGTCCGAGGGGTTGCCGTGCCCCGGCCCGCAGGGTGCACGGCCGCAGGGTGCGTTACGTCATCGGAGACGAACCTGGGCAGGTAAACGGCCGTCGATGGCAGCGCGCCCTTTAGGGGCGCGGGGAACTGCGCGACCAGCCACATCCGGCCGGTACTCAACAATGGTCCCTGCCCCCACGGCGATTAGGTATTTCCCAAACTCACCGTGAGGTTTCCGCATGCCCAGCGAGTTCTTCATCCCAGACCCCGACGGTCAAATCCCCAGCGCCGAGGGCTACTTCGGCGCCTTCGGCGGCAAATTCATCCCGGAGGCCCTCGTCGCCGCCGTGGACGAGGTGGCCGTCGAGTACGACAAGGCCAAGCACGACCCCGAGTTCGCCCGAGAGCTGGACGACCTTCTCCTCAACTACACCGGCAGGCCGAGCGCGTTCACCGAGGTACCCCGCTTCGCGGAGCACGCGGGTGGCGCGAGGATCTTCCTCAAGCGCGAGGACCTGAACCACACCGGTTCGCACAAGATCAACAACGTCCTCGGCCAGGCCCTGCTCACCAAGCGCATGGGCAAGACCAGGGTCATCGCGGAGACCGGCGCCGGCCAGCACGGCGTCGCGACCGCCACCGCCTGCGCGCTGTTCGGCCTCGAATGCACCATCTACATGGGCGAGATCGACACCCAGCGCCAGGCGCTGAACGTGGCCCGGATGCGCATGCTCGGCGCCGAGGTCATCGCCGTGAAGTCCGGCAGCCGCACCCTCAAGGACGCGATCAACGAGGCGTTCCGCGACTGGGTCGCCAACGTCGACCGCACGCACTACCTCTTCGGTACGGTCGCCGGCCCGCACCCCTTCCCGGCCATGGTCCGCGACTTCCACCGCGTGATCGGCGTCGAGGCCCGCCGCCAGATCCTGGAGCGCGCCGGACGCCTCCCCGACGCGGCGATCGCGTGCGTCGGCGGCGGTTCGAACGCCATCGGCCTCTTCCACGCCTTCATCCCCGACGCGGACGTACGCCTCATCGGCTGCGAGCCCGCCGGACACGGCGTGGAGACGGGCGAGCACGCGGCGACGCTGACCGCGGGCGAGCCCGGCATCCTGCACGGTTCGCGGTCCTACGTCCTCCAGGACGAGGAGGGCCAGATCACCGAGCCGTACTCGATCTCGGCCGGACTGGACTACCCGGGCATCGGCCCCGAGCACTCCTACCTCAAGGACAGCGGACGCGGCGAGTACCGCGCTATCACCGACGACGCGGCGATGCAGGCCCTGCGCCTGCTGTCGCGTACGGAGGGCATCATCCCGGCGATTGAGAGCGCCCACGCCTTGGCGGGTGCGCTGGAGGTCGGCAAGGAGCTGGGCAAGGACGGGCTGATCGTCGTCAACCTGTCCGGGCGCGGCGACAAGGACATGGACACGGCCGCGCGGTACTTCGGCCTGTACGACACCAGTGCCGATGCCGAAGTCGCGGCGAACGCGGCCGACGTCGCGGAGATCGAGGGGGACGCCAAGTGAGCGGGAACATTCAGCTGCTGTCCGACACCCTCGCCGCCGCCAAGGCCGAAGGGCGCGCCGCGCTCATCGCCTATCTCCCGGCCGGGTTCCCGACCGTGGACGGCGGTATCGAGGCGATCAAGGCGGCCTTCGACGGCGGCGCGGACATCGTCGAGGTGGGCCTGCCGCACAGCGACCCCGTCCTCGACGGTCCCGTCATCCAGACCGCCGACGACATCGCCCTGCGCGGCGGCGTCAAGATCGCCGACGTCATGCGCACGGTCCGCGAGACTCACGCGGCGACCGGCAAGCCCGTACTCGTCATGACGTACTGGAATCCGATCGACCGCTACGGAGTCGAGCGCTTCACCGCCGAGCTGGCCGAGGCTGGCGGCGCCGGGTGCATCCTGCCCGACCTGCCCGTGCAGGAAGCGGGGCTCTGGAGGGAGCACGCCGAGAAGCACGGGCTCGCCACGGTCTTCGTGGTCGCGCCCAGCAGCAAGGACGCCCGCCTCGCCGAGATCACCAAGGTCGGCACCGGCTTCGTCTACGCCGCTTCCCTGATGGGCGTCACCGGCACCCGCGCGTCCGTGGGCGCGCAGGCGCAGGACCTCGTCGAACGCACCCGGGCCACCACCGACACGCCCGTGTGCGTCGGACTCGGTGTCTCGAACGCCCAGCAGGCCGCCGAGGTGGCCCGCTTCGCGGACGGCGTGATCGTCGGCTCGGCCTTCGTCAAGGGGATGCTGGACGCGCCGGACGACGCGGCCGGCGTAGAGGCGGTCCGCGTGCTCGCGGGCGACCTCGCGAAGGGCGTGCGCGGACAGGCGTAGCAGAGCGCCGGGCGTCACGGAGCAACCGGAATAACAGAACAACTGGTCCCTCGTATGAGTGGACCTGGGACCGGGGAGGCGCGCTGCGCCTCCCCGGTTCGTTCTGCGGGTGTGAGCGAGAAGAACCGTGACGGAAAGCGCACCGCCCGCGAGCGGCTGGCGGTCGAGCGTGAGAAGCAGAAGACCGCGGAGAGGCGGCGGCGCACGCTGATCGTGGCCGCCAGCGTCGTCTGCGTGCTGGGTCTGGCGACGGTGGGCGGCGTCCTCGCCGCGAACCACGGCAAGGACGACAGCGGCAGCAGCAAGGCGGGCCCGGTCGTGGCGCCCTCCGGGGCGACCGGCAAGGACAGCCTGGCGATCCAGGTCGGCAAGGACAGCGCCAAACAGACGCTCACGGTGTGGGAGGACTTCCGCTGCCCGGCCTGCCAGGCCTTCGAGACGGCGTACCGCTCCACACTCCACGAGCTGACGGACTCCGGGCAGCTCAAGGTGCAGTACCACCTGGTCACGATCATCGACGGCAACCTCGGCGGCACCGGCTCCAAGCGCGCGGCCAACGCGGCGGCCTGCGCCCAGGACGCCGGAATGTTCCGCGACTTCCACGACGTGCTGTACGAGAACCAGCCCAAGGAGACGGACGACGCCTACGCGAGCAACGCCAAGCTGATCGAGCTGGCGGGCAAGGTGAAGGGTCTCGACACGCCCGCCTTCCAGAAGTGCGTCAACAGCGGTACGCACGACAGCTGGGTCACGAAGTCGGCCGCCGCGTTCCAGGCCGGCGGATTCACCGGCACCCCGACCGTCCTCTTCGGCGGCAAGAACATCTACGCGGACCAGACGATGACCCCGGCGAAGCTGAAGCAGCTGGTCCAGGCGGCGAACAAGGGGTAGCGAGGGGTAAGCGGGCGGGCCGGTTTTCATACCGGCCCGTTATGGAGCCGTAGCCGGGCCGCTTGCCGTGGTCGCGGTCCGGCACGGTAGCGTCGACCCTGCCATGGAACTTGCCTACATTCCCAGCCCGTCGCGCGGGGTCATCCACCTCGGCCCCATTCCGCTGCGCGGTTACGCGTTCTGCATCATCATCGGCGTCTTCGTCGCCGTCTGGCTCGGCAACAAACGCTGGGTCGCCCGCGGCGGCAAGGTCGGGACGGTGGCCGACATCGCTGTCTGGGCCGTGCCGTTCGGCCTCGTCGGCGGTCGCCTCTACCACGTGATCACGGACTACGAGCTGTACTTCAGCGAGGGCCGTGACTGGGTGGACGCCTTCAAGGTGTGGCAGGGCGGCCTCGGCATCTGGGGCGCGATCGCGCTCGGCGCCGTGGGCGCGTGGATCGGCTGCCGCCGCCGTGGCATCCCGCTGCCCGCCTGGGCCGACGCCCTCGCCCCCGGCATCGCCTTCGCCCAGGCCATCGGCCGCTGGGGCAACTGGTTCAACCAGGAGCTGTACGGCCGCGAGACGCACCTCCCCTGGGCGCTGCACATCACGTCCTCGACGGACGGCCGCGTCCCCGGCTACTACCACCCGACCTTCCTGTACGAGTCGTTGTGGTGCGTCGGTGTCGGCTTCCTCGTCATCTGGGCCGACCGCCGCTTCAAGCTGGGCCACGGCCGGGCGTTCGCGCTGTACGTCGCCTCGTACTGCGTGGGCCGCGGCTGGATCGAGTACATGCGCGTCGACGACGCCCACCACTTCCTGGGCCTGCGGTTGAACGACTGGACCGCGATGATCGTCTTCCTGCTCGCGGTGACGTACTTCGTGATCTCGGCGAAGAAGCGCCCGGGCCGCGAGGAGATTGTCGAACCGGACACGGAGACGGACGCGGACGCCTCCGGCGGCGACACCGACGGTGACGACAGCGCGGCGACCGCGGAAGACGAGCCGAAGGAAGACGCGGACGCCAAGGAAGCGGACGTGGAGAACGAAGTGGACATGAAGAAAGACGAGGCCGAGTCGGCGAAGAAGGGCTGACGGCCGGTTCTACGACGATGAGGGCGCCCTGTCGCTGACGGGGCGCCCTCATCGTGTTCAGGTGCGGCGCGCCAACGTGAGCGTTCGCTGCGCCGCCGCCACCACCGCCGCGTCGATGAACCGGCCGTCGGGCAGTGCCTGGGCACCCTCCTCCTGCATGGCGGCCTTGATGATCGTCTCGGCCTGTTCGATCTCCTCGTCCGTCGGGAGGAACGCGCTCTCGATGACCGGGAGTTGACGGGGGTGGATCGCCGCGCGACCCAGGAAACCCAGGGCGCGGCCGTGCGCGCAGGAGGCCGCCAGGCCCTCCAGGTCGCGGATGTCCGGGTGGACGGACTGGGGCGGCGGGGCCAGGCCAGCGGCCCGGGCGGCGACGATCACCCGCGAGCGGGACCAGTCCAGGCCGGCGTCGTCGCGTACGCCCAGGTCGGCCCGTAGATCCGCCTCGCCGAGCGCGATGCCGTGCACGGAGGAGTGCGCGGCGGCGATCGCGAAGGCGCGCTCGATCCCGAGGGCCGTCTCCAGGAGGGCGTACAGGGGGAGGTCGCGGGCCCTTTCCGCTACGGCTACGACGTCCTCCGCGGACGTCACCTTCGGGAGCCGTAGGCCGGACACGCCCGGGAGGGGTGTGAGCGTGCGGAGATCGTCGGCGGCCCAGGGGGTGTCGAGGGCGTTCACGCGTACGTGGACGTTGAGTTGGGGCTCCGAGAGAAGCTCCGCCGTGGCCGCGCGGGCGTAGTCCTTGCGGTCCGGGGCCACCGCGTCCTCCAGGTCCACGACGACCACGTCCGCGCCGGCGGTGAGGGCCTTGGCGACGATCGGAGGGCGGTCGCCGGGGACGTAGAGCCAGGTCAGGGGGTGCGGGGTCACAGGGCGCCCTCCTGGCGGAGGGTGGTCAACTCGGTTTCGGTCAGGCCGAGTTCGGTGAGGACAGGGTCCGTGTCGGCGCCGTGGGGGCGGCCGGTCCAGCGGATCGCGCCGGGGGTCGCGGAGAGGCGGAAGAGGACGTTCTGCATGCGGAGGGGGCCGAGTTCGGGGTCGTCGACGGTGGTGATCGTGTCGAGGGCCTGGTACTGCGGGTCCGTCATGACATCCCGTACGTCCTGGATGGGGGCGACCGCCGCCTCCGCCTTCTCGAACGCGGCCAGCACCTCGGTGCGGGTGCGCTGCGCGATCCAGTCGCCGACCGCCGCGTCCAGGACGTCGGCGTGCCGGGCCCGTTCGGCGCCCGTCGCGAACCACGGTTCGTCGATCAGTTCCGGGCGGCCGACCAGGCGCATCACGCGCTCGGCGATCGACTGGGCCGAGGTGGAGACGGCGACCCAACTGCCGTCCGCCGTACGGTAGGTGTTGCGCGGGGCGTTGTTCTGCGAGCGGTTGCCGGTGCGTGGCTGGACGTGGCCGAGCTGGTCGTACCAGAGGGGCTGCGGGCCCAGTGCGGTGAGGATCGGTTCGATGATCGCCATGTCGACGACCTGGCCCTCGCCGGTGCGGTCGCGGGCGGCCAGCGCTGTCATCACGGCGTACGCCGTCGCCAGGCCCGCGATCGAGTCCGCGAGGCCGAACGGCGGGAGGGTCGGGGGCGCGTCCGGTTCGCCGGTGATCGCGGCGAAACCGCTCATCGCCTCGGCGAGGGTGCCGAAACCGGGGCGGTGCGCGTAGGGCCCGAACTGGCCGAACGCGGTGACCCGGGCGAGCACCAACTGCGGGTTGGCCGCGGAGAGTTCGGCCCAGCCGAGGTCCCATTTCTCCAGGGTGCCGGGGCGGAAGTTCTCGATGATCACGTCGGCGGTCGCGGCGAGCCGGAGCAGGGTGGCGCGCCCGCCCGGTTTCGACAGGTCGAGGGTGATCGCCCGCTTGTTGCGGCCGAGGAGTTTCCACCACAGGCCGATGCCGTCCTTCGAGGGGCCGTGGCCCCGGGACGGGTCGGGCCTGGTCGGGTGCTCGACCTTGATGACCTCGGCACCGAAGTCGCCGAGCATGGTGGCGGCGAGGGGGCCGGCGAAGAGCGTCGCGAGATCGAGAACGCGCAGGCCTGACAGGGGAGTTGTGGTCGGCGTCTCGGTCATGAGGCGTACTGCTTCTCGATCTCCGCGCGGAACGGCATCGACGCCGTCGCCCCCGGCCGCTGCACGGACAGCGCCGCAGCCGCTGCCGCCCAGGCCAGCGCGTCCCGCATCGGGCGGTCCTCGGCGAGCGCCACCGCCAGCGCGCCGACGAAGGTGTCGCCCGCGCCGGTCGAGTCCACGGCGGTCACCTGAGGCGCGGACACGGTGAACGGCTCGGCGCCCCGGGCCGCGTACAGGCTGCCCGCCGCACCGAGAGTGACGATCACCTCGGGCACCTGGTCGAGCAGGGCCGCCGCCGCCTCGCGCGGGTCGGTGCGGCCGGTGAGGGCGGTGGCCTCGTGCTCGTTGGGGACCAACAGGTCTACGGCGGCCAGGAGTTCGGCGGGTAGGGGTTGGGCGGGCGAGGGCGTGAGGATCGTCCGGACGCCGTGGCGGCGGGCCGCCTCCGCGCCCGCGATCACCGCGGCGAGCGGGATCTCCAACTGGAGGAGCAGGGCGTCGGCCGTGGCGATGGTGGCCTCGTCGCCGGGGGCGAGGTGGTCGACGGTGCCGTTGGCGGCGGGGATCACGACGATCGC from Streptomyces sp. NBC_01288 carries:
- a CDS encoding CaiB/BaiF CoA transferase family protein; protein product: MTETPTTTPLSGLRVLDLATLFAGPLAATMLGDFGAEVIKVEHPTRPDPSRGHGPSKDGIGLWWKLLGRNKRAITLDLSKPGGRATLLRLAATADVIIENFRPGTLEKWDLGWAELSAANPQLVLARVTAFGQFGPYAHRPGFGTLAEAMSGFAAITGEPDAPPTLPPFGLADSIAGLATAYAVMTALAARDRTGEGQVVDMAIIEPILTALGPQPLWYDQLGHVQPRTGNRSQNNAPRNTYRTADGSWVAVSTSAQSIAERVMRLVGRPELIDEPWFATGAERARHADVLDAAVGDWIAQRTRTEVLAAFEKAEAAVAPIQDVRDVMTDPQYQALDTITTVDDPELGPLRMQNVLFRLSATPGAIRWTGRPHGADTDPVLTELGLTETELTTLRQEGAL
- the rbsK gene encoding ribokinase; amino-acid sequence: MTHIAVLGSTNMDLVAYVAKAPQRGETVTGREFRTIPGGKGANQAIAAAHAGATDVTIVGAVGNDAYGAQLRATFEHSGVDTDHLRTVEGPSGTAHIVVDDEGGNAIVVIPAANGTVDHLAPGDEATIATADALLLQLEIPLAAVIAGAEAARRHGVRTILTPSPAQPLPAELLAAVDLLVPNEHEATALTGRTDPREAAAALLDQVPEVIVTLGAAGSLYAARGAEPFTVSAPQVTAVDSTGAGDTFVGALAVALAEDRPMRDALAWAAAAAALSVQRPGATASMPFRAEIEKQYAS
- the lgt gene encoding prolipoprotein diacylglyceryl transferase → MELAYIPSPSRGVIHLGPIPLRGYAFCIIIGVFVAVWLGNKRWVARGGKVGTVADIAVWAVPFGLVGGRLYHVITDYELYFSEGRDWVDAFKVWQGGLGIWGAIALGAVGAWIGCRRRGIPLPAWADALAPGIAFAQAIGRWGNWFNQELYGRETHLPWALHITSSTDGRVPGYYHPTFLYESLWCVGVGFLVIWADRRFKLGHGRAFALYVASYCVGRGWIEYMRVDDAHHFLGLRLNDWTAMIVFLLAVTYFVISAKKRPGREEIVEPDTETDADASGGDTDGDDSAATAEDEPKEDADAKEADVENEVDMKKDEAESAKKG
- a CDS encoding DsbA family protein → MSEKNRDGKRTARERLAVEREKQKTAERRRRTLIVAASVVCVLGLATVGGVLAANHGKDDSGSSKAGPVVAPSGATGKDSLAIQVGKDSAKQTLTVWEDFRCPACQAFETAYRSTLHELTDSGQLKVQYHLVTIIDGNLGGTGSKRAANAAACAQDAGMFRDFHDVLYENQPKETDDAYASNAKLIELAGKVKGLDTPAFQKCVNSGTHDSWVTKSAAAFQAGGFTGTPTVLFGGKNIYADQTMTPAKLKQLVQAANKG
- the trpA gene encoding tryptophan synthase subunit alpha, which translates into the protein MSGNIQLLSDTLAAAKAEGRAALIAYLPAGFPTVDGGIEAIKAAFDGGADIVEVGLPHSDPVLDGPVIQTADDIALRGGVKIADVMRTVRETHAATGKPVLVMTYWNPIDRYGVERFTAELAEAGGAGCILPDLPVQEAGLWREHAEKHGLATVFVVAPSSKDARLAEITKVGTGFVYAASLMGVTGTRASVGAQAQDLVERTRATTDTPVCVGLGVSNAQQAAEVARFADGVIVGSAFVKGMLDAPDDAAGVEAVRVLAGDLAKGVRGQA
- the trpC gene encoding indole-3-glycerol phosphate synthase TrpC, with the translated sequence MSVLDEIIDGVRADLAERQARVSLDELKERAAKAPAAKDGVAALRGDGVKVICEVKRSSPSKGALAAIADPAGLAADYEAGGAAVISVLTEQRRFGGSLADLEAVRARVDIPVLRKDFIVTSYQLWEARAYGADLALLIVAALDQPALESLIERAESIGLTPIVEVHDEDEVDRAVDAGAKIIGVNARNLKNLEVDRGTFERVAPEIPAHIVKIAESGVRGPHDLIAYANAGADAVLVGESLVTGRDPKSAVSDLVAAGEHPALRHGRS
- a CDS encoding HpcH/HpaI aldolase/citrate lyase family protein encodes the protein MTPHPLTWLYVPGDRPPIVAKALTAGADVVVVDLEDAVAPDRKDYARAATAELLSEPQLNVHVRVNALDTPWAADDLRTLTPLPGVSGLRLPKVTSAEDVVAVAERARDLPLYALLETALGIERAFAIAAAHSSVHGIALGEADLRADLGVRDDAGLDWSRSRVIVAARAAGLAPPPQSVHPDIRDLEGLAASCAHGRALGFLGRAAIHPRQLPVIESAFLPTDEEIEQAETIIKAAMQEEGAQALPDGRFIDAAVVAAAQRTLTLARRT
- the trpB gene encoding tryptophan synthase subunit beta; protein product: MPSEFFIPDPDGQIPSAEGYFGAFGGKFIPEALVAAVDEVAVEYDKAKHDPEFARELDDLLLNYTGRPSAFTEVPRFAEHAGGARIFLKREDLNHTGSHKINNVLGQALLTKRMGKTRVIAETGAGQHGVATATACALFGLECTIYMGEIDTQRQALNVARMRMLGAEVIAVKSGSRTLKDAINEAFRDWVANVDRTHYLFGTVAGPHPFPAMVRDFHRVIGVEARRQILERAGRLPDAAIACVGGGSNAIGLFHAFIPDADVRLIGCEPAGHGVETGEHAATLTAGEPGILHGSRSYVLQDEEGQITEPYSISAGLDYPGIGPEHSYLKDSGRGEYRAITDDAAMQALRLLSRTEGIIPAIESAHALAGALEVGKELGKDGLIVVNLSGRGDKDMDTAARYFGLYDTSADAEVAANAADVAEIEGDAK
- the trpM gene encoding tryptophan biosynthesis modulator TrpM, coding for MTLTLTPMDRHARLARGCRPRGCRAPARRVHGRRVRYVIGDEPGQVNGRRWQRAL